In Xanthomonas theicola, a single genomic region encodes these proteins:
- a CDS encoding YceI family protein — MNKTRTLLLPLALALAVAAAQPVTSAVAAPAAAATAIKGATGTYKLDPAHTDVLVQWNHLGFSNPTAHFGDVDGSLVYNAENVAKSSVQVTLPLSGLNSFTAKFDEHLKSADFFDAAKFPTATFKSTKVTAAGTNKLSVAGDLTIKGVTKPVVLAVTLNGAGPHPMRKVPALGFDASTTIKRSDFGLSAYVPNVSDEVKIRITTEALQDAK, encoded by the coding sequence ATGAACAAGACCCGCACCCTGCTGCTCCCGCTCGCCCTGGCGCTGGCCGTCGCCGCCGCCCAGCCCGTCACCAGCGCCGTCGCCGCGCCGGCCGCGGCGGCCACCGCGATCAAGGGCGCCACCGGCACCTACAAGCTCGACCCGGCGCACACCGACGTGCTGGTGCAGTGGAACCACCTCGGCTTCTCCAACCCCACCGCGCATTTCGGCGACGTCGACGGCAGCCTGGTCTACAACGCCGAGAACGTGGCCAAGTCCAGCGTCCAGGTCACCCTGCCGCTGTCCGGCCTCAACAGCTTCACCGCCAAGTTCGACGAGCACCTGAAGAGCGCCGACTTCTTCGACGCCGCCAAGTTCCCGACCGCCACCTTCAAGAGCACCAAGGTGACCGCCGCCGGCACCAACAAGTTGAGCGTGGCTGGCGACCTGACCATCAAGGGCGTGACCAAGCCGGTGGTGCTGGCGGTGACCCTCAACGGCGCCGGTCCGCACCCGATGCGCAAGGTGCCGGCGCTGGGCTTCGATGCCAGCACCACCATCAAGCGCAGCGATTTCGGCCTGAGCGCGTACGTGCCCAACGTCAGCGACGAGGTCAAGATCCGCATCACCACCGAGGCGCTGCAGGACGCGAAGTAA
- a CDS encoding malonic semialdehyde reductase gives MSDALHDAALDQLFRTARTQNAFHDTPVGEDTLRALYDLLKWGPTAANGSPARFVFVTSAAAKEKLKPALSEGNLAKTLAAPVTVIVAHDEDFHEKLPYLFPHADAKSWFDGPREGRSESALRNGSLQGAYLILAARSLGLDAGPMSGFDNAKVDAAFFAGTAIKSNFLVNLGHGDPAGLFPRLPRLSFDEAARIE, from the coding sequence ATGTCCGACGCTCTGCACGATGCCGCCCTGGATCAGCTGTTCCGTACCGCCCGCACCCAGAACGCCTTCCACGACACGCCGGTCGGCGAGGACACCTTGCGCGCCCTGTACGACTTGCTGAAGTGGGGCCCGACCGCGGCCAACGGCAGCCCGGCGCGGTTCGTGTTCGTGACCTCGGCCGCGGCCAAGGAAAAGCTCAAGCCGGCGCTGTCAGAAGGCAACCTGGCCAAGACCCTGGCCGCGCCGGTGACGGTGATCGTGGCCCACGACGAGGACTTCCACGAGAAGCTGCCGTACTTGTTCCCGCACGCCGATGCCAAGAGCTGGTTCGACGGTCCGCGCGAAGGCCGCAGCGAGTCGGCGTTGCGCAACGGTTCGCTGCAGGGCGCCTACCTGATCCTGGCTGCGCGCTCGCTGGGCCTGGATGCCGGCCCGATGTCCGGCTTCGACAACGCCAAGGTCGATGCGGCCTTCTTCGCCGGCACCGCGATCAAGTCCAATTTCCTGGTCAACCTGGGCCATGGCGATCCCGCGGGCCTGTTCCCGCGCCTGCCGCGGCTGAGTTTCGACGAAGCCGCGCGCATCGAGTAA
- a CDS encoding mitochondrial fission ELM1 family protein has translation MKRSGAPWAISDGCAGNARQADALAAALSGPATRPAQALVLQPHPPWRWLAPRRLPGAAHGYGPDLADLLRQPPALAIGCGRQAALATRLLRARGSTVVQVLDPRLPPRHWDLVVVPEHDRLRGDNVLTLLGSLHPIDDAWLAAARAAFAPFGALPSPRTALLVGGPAALAPWTTEAAAATLRHLAAQLREQGGSVLASTSRRTPPAVAHALRHAFAGVPGMVWCGEHDGPNPYAGLLGWAERIVCTPDSVNLLSEACATRAPVAVAMPASARGRARDFHAALHARGRLGDVPAMHGVASGEIAPLRETARIAAHIRERLQLDAID, from the coding sequence GTGAAACGATCGGGCGCGCCCTGGGCGATTAGCGACGGCTGCGCCGGCAACGCACGCCAGGCGGACGCGCTCGCCGCGGCGCTGTCCGGACCGGCGACGCGTCCCGCACAGGCACTGGTGCTGCAACCGCATCCGCCCTGGCGCTGGCTGGCGCCGCGGCGCTTGCCCGGCGCGGCGCACGGCTATGGTCCGGACCTGGCCGACTTGCTGCGGCAACCGCCGGCGCTGGCGATCGGTTGCGGCCGGCAGGCGGCGCTGGCGACACGGTTGCTGCGCGCGCGCGGCAGCACCGTGGTGCAGGTGCTGGATCCGCGCCTGCCGCCACGGCACTGGGACCTGGTGGTGGTGCCCGAGCACGATCGGCTGCGCGGCGACAACGTGCTCACCCTGCTCGGCAGCCTGCACCCGATCGACGACGCGTGGCTGGCCGCTGCGCGCGCCGCGTTCGCGCCGTTCGGCGCGCTGCCGTCGCCGCGCACCGCGCTGCTGGTCGGCGGCCCCGCCGCGCTGGCGCCATGGACCACCGAGGCGGCGGCGGCGACGCTCCGGCACCTGGCGGCGCAGCTGCGCGAGCAAGGCGGCAGCGTGCTCGCCAGCACCTCGCGACGGACCCCGCCGGCAGTGGCCCATGCCCTGCGCCATGCATTCGCCGGCGTGCCGGGCATGGTCTGGTGCGGCGAACACGACGGCCCGAATCCCTACGCCGGCCTGCTCGGCTGGGCCGAGCGCATCGTGTGCACGCCCGATTCGGTGAACCTGTTGTCGGAAGCCTGCGCCACGCGGGCGCCAGTGGCCGTGGCGATGCCGGCGTCGGCGCGCGGCCGCGCACGCGACTTCCACGCGGCACTGCACGCACGCGGACGCCTCGGCGATGTCCCGGCCATGCATGGCGTCGCCAGCGGCGAGATCGCGCCGCTGCGCGAAACCGCGCGGATCGCCGCGCACATCCGCGAGCGCCTGCAACTGGACGCCATCGACTGA